In Glycine max cultivar Williams 82 chromosome 7, Glycine_max_v4.0, whole genome shotgun sequence, a single window of DNA contains:
- the LOC100799087 gene encoding transcription factor bHLH25-like encodes MEESPERWLRFLEMDECNLFGHMHSLVEVFKGENLVQQEKSCKSHPCDSNITKESTTILLRNPINDSSSLEKNPGFDNRSSLKQHASQDEPLFSSSSMPYTLSFEDSTAVPYVLNKTCQCYHGENSKETQEEPKNNRKSKRGRSSSEIQDHIMSERKRRENIAKLFIALSAVIPVLKKTDKASVLKTAIDYVKYLQKRVKDLEEESKKRKVEYAVCFKTNKYNIGTVVDDSDIPINIRPKIEARVSGKDALIKVMCEKRKDIVAKILGKLAALNLSIVCCNVLPFANSALNITCIAQMDHEFTMTLDDLVKILTEDLFDCCN; translated from the exons ATGGAAGAGTCACCGGAAAGGTGGCTTCGTTTTTTG GAAATGGATGAGTGCAATTTATTTGGTCACATGCACTCTCTTGTGGAAGTGTTCAAGGGGGAGAATCTAGTGCAACAAGAAAAATCTTGCAAAAGTCACCCTTGTGATTCAAATATCACTAAAGAAAGCACCACCATCCTTCTTAGGAACCCTATAAATGATTCATCATCTTTGGAAAAGAACCCTGGCTTTGATAACCGTAGTAGTCTCAAACAACATGCATCTCAAGATGAACCTCTCTTCTCATCCTCCTCAATGCCCTACACTCTTTCATTTGAAGATTCAACGGCAGTGCCATATGTTCTCAATAAAACATGCCAATGTTATCATGGTGAAAATTCAAAGGAAACCCAAGAAGaaccaaaaaataatagaaaatctAAGAGGGGTAGAAGCTCTTCTGAGATACAAGATCACATAATGAGTGAGAGAAAGAGGAGAGAGAATATCGCCAAGCTGTTCATAGCACTTTCAGCTGTTATTCCGGTGTTGAAAAAG ACGGATAAGGCTTCTGTCCTTAAAACTGCTATCGATTATGTGAAATATCTTCAGAAGCGTGTAAAGGATTTAGAGgaagagagcaaaaagagaaaagtagAATATGCAGTATGCTTCAAAACGAACAAATACAATATTGGTACTGTTGTTGATGACTCAGATATACCTATCAATATACGTCCCAAAATTGAAGCAAGAGTCTCAGGAAAAGATGCGCTCATCAAAGTTATGTGTGAGAAACGAAAGGACATTGTTGCTAAGATCCTGGGCAAGCTTGCAGCTCTTAATCTCTCAATAGTTTGCTGCAATGTTTTGCCGTTTGCAAATTCCGCTCTGAACATTACTTGCATTGCTCAG ATGGATCATGAATTCACCATGACACTGGACGACCTAGTGAAAATTTTGACTGAGGACTTGTTCGACTGCTGTAACTAA
- the LOC100799087 gene encoding transcription factor bHLH25-like isoform X1: protein MEESPERWLRFLEMDECNLFGHMHSLVEVFKGENLVQQEKSCKSHPCDSNITKESTTILLRNPINDSSSLEKNPGFDNRSSLKQHASQDEPLFSSSSMPYTLSFEDSTAVPYVLNKTCQCYHGENSKETQEEPKNNRKSKRGRSSSEIQDHIMSERKRRENIAKLFIALSAVIPVLKKKRVKDLEEESKKRKVEYAVCFKTNKYNIGTVVDDSDIPINIRPKIEARVSGKDALIKVMCEKRKDIVAKILGKLAALNLSIVCCNVLPFANSALNITCIAQMDHEFTMTLDDLVKILTEDLFDCCN from the exons ATGGAAGAGTCACCGGAAAGGTGGCTTCGTTTTTTG GAAATGGATGAGTGCAATTTATTTGGTCACATGCACTCTCTTGTGGAAGTGTTCAAGGGGGAGAATCTAGTGCAACAAGAAAAATCTTGCAAAAGTCACCCTTGTGATTCAAATATCACTAAAGAAAGCACCACCATCCTTCTTAGGAACCCTATAAATGATTCATCATCTTTGGAAAAGAACCCTGGCTTTGATAACCGTAGTAGTCTCAAACAACATGCATCTCAAGATGAACCTCTCTTCTCATCCTCCTCAATGCCCTACACTCTTTCATTTGAAGATTCAACGGCAGTGCCATATGTTCTCAATAAAACATGCCAATGTTATCATGGTGAAAATTCAAAGGAAACCCAAGAAGaaccaaaaaataatagaaaatctAAGAGGGGTAGAAGCTCTTCTGAGATACAAGATCACATAATGAGTGAGAGAAAGAGGAGAGAGAATATCGCCAAGCTGTTCATAGCACTTTCAGCTGTTATTCCGGTGTTGAAAAAG AAGCGTGTAAAGGATTTAGAGgaagagagcaaaaagagaaaagtagAATATGCAGTATGCTTCAAAACGAACAAATACAATATTGGTACTGTTGTTGATGACTCAGATATACCTATCAATATACGTCCCAAAATTGAAGCAAGAGTCTCAGGAAAAGATGCGCTCATCAAAGTTATGTGTGAGAAACGAAAGGACATTGTTGCTAAGATCCTGGGCAAGCTTGCAGCTCTTAATCTCTCAATAGTTTGCTGCAATGTTTTGCCGTTTGCAAATTCCGCTCTGAACATTACTTGCATTGCTCAG ATGGATCATGAATTCACCATGACACTGGACGACCTAGTGAAAATTTTGACTGAGGACTTGTTCGACTGCTGTAACTAA